From the genome of Phytohabitans rumicis, one region includes:
- a CDS encoding RNA polymerase sigma-70 factor, with translation MTDSGADLEAAAAVFTSLRPRLFGIAYRMLSSAAEAEDLVQEVWLRWQTTDRRAVVNPAAFLATTTTRLAINALQSARVRRETYIGPWLPEPVDTSADPYLGAERGEALEFAALLLMEKLTPSERAAYVLREAFDYPYGQIAEILQSTEPAVRQLVSRARKHVAGERRTPATAAAQRELLTTFLAAARSGDMAALEQLFAADVTSMSDGNGMVRVSRRPVVGVVRVARFLTAISTWFWDDIDLRWASTNGQTSVVIRHGGTVRCVLTISASTEGIDRVLWMFNPEKIADVTNQRATRS, from the coding sequence GTGACGGATTCTGGTGCGGACCTCGAAGCAGCCGCGGCGGTATTCACGAGCCTGCGGCCACGCCTGTTCGGGATCGCGTATCGGATGCTCAGCAGCGCCGCCGAGGCCGAGGACCTGGTCCAGGAGGTGTGGCTGCGCTGGCAGACGACCGACCGCCGGGCGGTGGTCAACCCGGCCGCGTTCCTGGCCACGACGACGACCCGGCTGGCCATCAACGCGCTCCAGTCGGCGCGGGTGCGCCGCGAGACGTACATCGGGCCGTGGCTGCCCGAACCCGTCGACACGAGCGCGGATCCGTACCTGGGCGCCGAGCGCGGTGAGGCCCTGGAGTTCGCGGCACTGCTGCTGATGGAGAAGCTCACACCCAGTGAACGCGCCGCGTATGTCCTGCGGGAGGCGTTCGACTACCCGTATGGGCAGATCGCCGAGATCCTGCAGTCGACCGAGCCCGCGGTGCGCCAGCTGGTCAGCCGGGCCCGCAAGCACGTGGCGGGCGAACGGCGTACGCCGGCGACCGCGGCCGCGCAGCGGGAGCTGCTGACCACGTTCCTGGCGGCGGCCCGTTCCGGCGACATGGCCGCGTTGGAGCAGCTCTTCGCGGCGGACGTGACCAGCATGTCCGATGGCAACGGCATGGTCCGGGTCTCCCGCCGGCCGGTCGTGGGCGTGGTACGGGTGGCGAGGTTCCTGACCGCGATCTCCACCTGGTTCTGGGACGACATCGACCTGCGGTGGGCGAGCACGAACGGGCAGACCTCCGTCGTGATACGGCACGGCGGCACCGTGCGCTGCGTGCTCACCATCAGCGCCTCGACCGAGGGCATCGATCGGGTGCTGTGGATGTTCAACCCCGAGAAGATCGCCGATGTCACAAACCAGCGTGCTACCCGGTCGTAG
- a CDS encoding NAD(P)/FAD-dependent oxidoreductase: MRTILVVGGGYAGFYTAWKLEQKLRRDEARVVVVDPRPYMTYQPFLPEVLAGSVEARHAAVSLRRHLRRARLISGTVVAVDHAHRTVVVQPADGPPFALGYDIIVVTAGAVTRKLGIPGVAEQAIGMKHVEEAVAIRDRLLTSFDRASTLEPGPLRRRLLTVTFVGGGFSGVEGFGELLSLATSLIRAYPELSQTELEFHLVEARDRILPEVTDGPGRWVVRSLEKRGARVHLNAQLVSARDGHVVLSTGEEFDSELIVWTVGNAANPMVRSHTDLPVDERGMLVVRADLRVGTESEPVPDAWAGGDDAAVPDLAAGRPGAATVPNAQHAVRQGKLLAKNIVATLRGRKPKQYVHHSLGTVATLGLGRGIFQYRGIVITGLAAWLMHRGYHVLAVPSWERKIRVLAIWLVAAVFGRDIVSLASVQDPRRAFRTAGEPVEPPPQPPVHVHDAQPA, encoded by the coding sequence ATGCGTACGATTCTGGTCGTCGGCGGTGGCTACGCCGGTTTTTACACCGCGTGGAAGCTGGAGCAGAAGCTTCGGCGGGACGAGGCGCGCGTCGTGGTGGTCGATCCGCGGCCGTACATGACCTACCAGCCGTTCCTCCCCGAGGTGCTGGCCGGCTCGGTCGAGGCGCGGCACGCCGCGGTGTCGCTGCGCCGCCATCTGCGCCGGGCCAGGCTCATCTCGGGTACGGTCGTCGCCGTCGACCACGCGCACCGGACGGTCGTCGTGCAGCCGGCGGACGGCCCGCCGTTCGCGCTCGGCTACGACATCATCGTCGTCACGGCCGGCGCGGTGACCCGCAAGCTGGGCATTCCCGGCGTGGCGGAGCAGGCCATCGGCATGAAGCACGTCGAAGAGGCGGTGGCGATCCGCGATCGGCTGCTGACCTCCTTCGACCGGGCCTCGACGCTCGAGCCCGGCCCGCTGCGCCGGCGGCTGCTCACGGTGACGTTCGTGGGCGGCGGGTTCTCCGGCGTCGAGGGCTTCGGCGAGCTGCTGTCCCTGGCCACCTCGCTGATCCGGGCGTACCCCGAGCTGAGCCAGACAGAGCTTGAGTTTCACCTGGTGGAGGCCCGGGACCGGATCCTTCCCGAGGTCACCGACGGGCCCGGCCGCTGGGTGGTGCGGTCGCTGGAGAAGCGCGGGGCACGCGTACACCTCAATGCCCAACTGGTCTCCGCGCGCGATGGTCACGTGGTCCTGTCGACCGGGGAGGAATTCGACTCCGAGCTGATCGTGTGGACCGTCGGCAACGCCGCGAACCCGATGGTGCGCAGCCACACCGACCTGCCCGTCGACGAGCGCGGGATGCTGGTCGTCCGGGCCGACCTGCGGGTCGGCACCGAGAGCGAGCCGGTCCCGGACGCCTGGGCCGGCGGCGACGACGCGGCGGTTCCGGACCTCGCCGCGGGCCGGCCCGGAGCCGCGACCGTGCCGAACGCCCAGCACGCCGTACGGCAGGGAAAGCTCCTGGCGAAGAACATCGTGGCCACCCTCCGCGGCCGGAAGCCGAAGCAGTATGTACACCACAGCCTCGGCACGGTCGCCACACTGGGCCTCGGCCGGGGCATCTTCCAGTACCGCGGCATCGTCATCACAGGGCTGGCGGCCTGGCTGATGCACCGGGGATACCACGTCCTGGCCGTACCGAGCTGGGAGCGGAAGATCCGGGTGCTGGCGATCTGGCTGGTCGCCGCCGTGTTCGGCCGCGACATCGTCTCGCTCGCCTCGGTGCAGGACCCCCGTCGCGCGTTCCGCACCGCTGGCGAACCGGTGGAACCGCCCCCGCAGCCGCCCGTCCATGTCCATGACGCTCAACCGGCATGA
- a CDS encoding siderophore-interacting protein, protein MTLNRHDDVVRGFARACQLGDIAALRAALDAAAIAVCDSGGRVPATMSPTHGAEDVARLAAALLCGPPDTELTVEAVNGRAGLALRRAGQAIAVVAVETVDAKVTVLWVVLNPAKLRGWHRR, encoded by the coding sequence ATGACGCTCAACCGGCATGACGACGTCGTGCGCGGGTTCGCGCGGGCCTGCCAGCTAGGAGACATCGCCGCACTCCGAGCCGCCCTGGACGCCGCCGCCATCGCCGTCTGCGACAGCGGCGGCCGGGTGCCCGCCACGATGAGCCCCACGCACGGCGCGGAAGACGTTGCCCGGTTGGCCGCGGCCCTGCTGTGCGGGCCACCGGATACCGAGCTGACCGTCGAAGCCGTCAACGGCCGTGCCGGGCTGGCGCTGCGCCGCGCCGGCCAGGCCATCGCGGTCGTCGCCGTCGAAACCGTCGATGCCAAGGTCACCGTCCTCTGGGTCGTACTCAACCCGGCCAAGCTGCGCGGCTGGCACCGCCGTTGA
- a CDS encoding DUF222 domain-containing protein encodes MPDVLTQLKATADAGVHTPTWSLRDEDLVECLDAVHAITQAVAALQSRLVREIDSRGLAVAQHASSTKAWLREHLRISPHAAKRILELAQALDTRPVLAKAVADGLVNTEQAQIIAAALRRLPAEVVGKAEKAMIGRAAEFEPNTLRRYGEGILAYVAPSSPRLPTRRRWSGWRPGRGRRGRSI; translated from the coding sequence ATGCCGGATGTGTTGACGCAGCTCAAGGCCACGGCCGACGCTGGCGTCCACACACCCACGTGGTCGTTGCGCGACGAGGATCTGGTCGAGTGTTTGGACGCCGTGCACGCCATCACCCAGGCCGTCGCGGCGTTGCAGTCGCGGCTGGTTCGGGAGATCGACAGCCGCGGCCTCGCGGTTGCGCAGCACGCGTCCAGCACCAAAGCGTGGCTCCGAGAGCATCTGCGGATCAGCCCACACGCCGCGAAGCGGATACTCGAATTGGCCCAAGCCCTGGACACGCGCCCCGTCCTGGCCAAGGCGGTCGCCGACGGTCTGGTGAATACCGAGCAGGCCCAGATCATCGCCGCCGCGTTGCGGCGTCTTCCCGCTGAGGTGGTGGGTAAGGCGGAGAAGGCGATGATCGGTCGGGCCGCCGAGTTCGAGCCGAACACGCTGCGCCGTTACGGCGAAGGCATCCTCGCGTATGTGGCCCCGAGCTCGCCGAGGCTGCCGACGCGGAGGCGTTGGAGCGGATGGAGGCCAGGGCGCGGCAGACGCGGGCGTTCCATCTGA
- a CDS encoding HNH endonuclease signature motif containing protein, translating to MRDKGCAFPGCDRPPRWCHGHHILSWADGGPTTLDNSVMLCGYHHRLIHRGHWTVRIAADGMPEFIPPAYVDLERRPRRNTYHQRE from the coding sequence TTGCGGGACAAGGGCTGCGCGTTCCCTGGCTGTGACCGGCCGCCGCGCTGGTGTCACGGGCACCACATCCTTTCGTGGGCCGACGGCGGGCCTACCACGTTGGACAACAGCGTCATGCTCTGCGGCTACCACCACCGACTGATCCACCGTGGACATTGGACCGTCCGCATCGCCGCCGACGGGATGCCCGAGTTCATTCCGCCCGCGTACGTGGACCTGGAGCGTCGGCCGCGCCGCAACACCTACCACCAACGCGAATGA
- a CDS encoding GNAT family N-acetyltransferase yields the protein MTPRDDLQGGRVELLVRQERAEDHEAVREVHAQAFGDSERVPALVDALRAAQTPLAPASLVATIGDRVVGHVMLSACRLDALPRLVDVLSLSPLGVLPEFQGQGIGTRLVAHALAGADSRGIPLVFLEGSPHYYGKRGFADATKLGFRPPTLRYPPGAFQVAKLSSYEEWMTGTFVYSDAFWALDCVGLRGEGLETAAT from the coding sequence GTGACTCCAAGGGACGATCTTCAGGGCGGACGTGTTGAGCTGCTGGTCCGGCAAGAACGGGCCGAAGATCACGAGGCTGTGCGCGAGGTTCACGCCCAGGCTTTCGGCGACAGCGAACGGGTTCCCGCGCTTGTCGACGCGCTGCGCGCCGCTCAGACACCGCTGGCGCCGGCGTCACTGGTCGCTACCATCGGCGACCGTGTCGTCGGCCATGTGATGCTCAGTGCCTGCCGGTTGGACGCCCTGCCCCGGCTCGTGGACGTGTTGTCACTGTCTCCCCTGGGGGTGCTGCCGGAGTTCCAAGGCCAAGGAATCGGGACTCGACTTGTGGCACACGCCCTCGCGGGAGCCGACAGTCGGGGCATTCCTTTGGTGTTCCTGGAGGGCTCGCCGCACTACTACGGCAAGCGTGGCTTCGCCGACGCCACGAAGTTGGGCTTTCGTCCGCCCACACTGCGCTACCCGCCCGGCGCGTTTCAGGTCGCCAAACTTTCCTCGTACGAGGAATGGATGACTGGCACCTTCGTGTACTCCGACGCTTTCTGGGCCCTGGACTGCGTGGGCCTGCGGGGCGAGGGCCTCGAAACGGCTGCAACCTAA
- a CDS encoding arsenate reductase ArsC, whose product MERFLHTSYDQFAGRSTVPDFLPLLAERFARQRLQALARVEGHHRDGEPVVLFLCTRNAGRSQMALGFFTHLAGDAAVAWSGGSEPEAAINPSAVAAMAERGIDITGEYPKPWTDEVVRAADVVITMGCGDACPIFPGIRYENWDLDDPAGLAVEQIRPIRDDLERRVRHLLDEIGVTA is encoded by the coding sequence ATCGAACGGTTCCTACACACCAGCTACGACCAGTTCGCCGGCCGCAGCACCGTGCCCGACTTCCTGCCCTTGCTGGCCGAACGCTTCGCCCGCCAACGCCTACAAGCCCTCGCCCGCGTCGAAGGCCACCACCGCGACGGCGAACCCGTCGTGCTGTTCCTGTGCACCCGCAACGCCGGCCGCTCCCAGATGGCCCTCGGCTTCTTCACCCACCTCGCCGGCGACGCCGCCGTCGCCTGGTCCGGCGGCTCCGAACCCGAGGCCGCAATCAACCCGTCCGCCGTCGCCGCCATGGCCGAACGCGGCATCGACATCACCGGCGAGTACCCGAAACCCTGGACCGACGAGGTAGTGCGCGCCGCCGACGTGGTCATCACCATGGGCTGCGGCGACGCCTGCCCCATCTTCCCCGGCATCCGGTACGAGAACTGGGACCTCGACGACCCCGCCGGCCTCGCCGTCGAGCAGATCCGGCCGATCCGCGACGACCTGGAACGCCGCGTCCGTCACCTGCTCGACGAGATCGGCGTGACGGCCTGA
- a CDS encoding AAA family ATPase, producing the protein MPGYILTGAPGSGKTAVLRQLELNGHGVVEEAATDVIALQQALGQPEPWRTPDFIDQVVALQRRRQLAASGTTTFFDRSPVCTLALCRHLALTASRGLLGEIERTVAGRAYERTVFFVRNQGFVQPTAARRISFEDSLAFERIHEQTYIEYGFELVEVPAAPLPARVATVEQTIARLSGRRLP; encoded by the coding sequence ATGCCCGGGTACATCCTTACCGGCGCCCCAGGGTCCGGGAAGACGGCCGTCCTGCGCCAGCTGGAACTCAACGGCCACGGTGTCGTGGAGGAGGCCGCGACGGACGTCATCGCTCTCCAGCAGGCGCTTGGCCAGCCAGAGCCTTGGCGAACGCCGGACTTCATCGATCAGGTCGTGGCGCTCCAGCGGAGGAGACAGCTCGCCGCGTCCGGTACCACGACGTTCTTTGACCGTTCGCCGGTCTGCACGTTGGCGTTGTGCCGTCACCTGGCGCTGACGGCGTCGCGTGGCCTTCTCGGGGAGATCGAACGCACGGTGGCCGGGCGCGCGTACGAGAGGACCGTTTTCTTCGTGCGAAACCAGGGTTTCGTCCAACCCACCGCCGCGCGTCGGATCAGCTTCGAGGATTCGCTCGCCTTCGAACGAATTCACGAGCAGACCTACATCGAGTACGGCTTCGAGCTCGTCGAGGTGCCCGCGGCGCCGCTGCCCGCCCGGGTAGCGACGGTGGAGCAAACCATTGCCCGGCTCAGCGGCCGGCGCCTGCCGTAG
- a CDS encoding GntR family transcriptional regulator has protein sequence MNDVLEQLRAAILRGEYAPRQRLIETDLVKQYDTSRFVLRNALTRLASEGLVELQPNRGASVREISVEEAIEITEIRRAVEGLVAARAAQRITDDQIAELRALGGEMTAAIERADMLRYSELNAQLHSKVRAIAQHAPATRIIDQLNAQMVRHQFRLSLVPGRPTVSLPEHLAIIEAVCARDPDSAERAMRVHLTSVLDALAAFAQPSTAGAGR, from the coding sequence ATGAACGACGTACTGGAACAGCTGCGGGCCGCCATCCTGCGTGGCGAGTACGCCCCGCGCCAGCGCCTCATCGAGACCGACCTGGTCAAGCAGTACGACACCAGCCGGTTCGTGCTGCGCAACGCCCTCACCCGGCTGGCGAGCGAGGGCCTGGTCGAGCTCCAGCCCAACCGCGGCGCCAGCGTCCGTGAGATCTCGGTCGAGGAGGCCATCGAGATCACCGAGATCCGCCGCGCCGTGGAAGGGCTCGTCGCGGCCCGCGCGGCGCAGCGGATCACCGACGACCAGATCGCCGAGCTCCGCGCGTTGGGCGGGGAGATGACCGCCGCCATCGAACGCGCGGACATGCTGCGCTACTCCGAGCTCAATGCCCAACTGCACAGCAAGGTACGCGCCATCGCGCAGCACGCGCCGGCCACCAGGATCATCGATCAGCTGAACGCCCAGATGGTCCGCCACCAATTCCGGCTCTCGCTGGTGCCCGGCCGGCCGACGGTCTCCCTGCCCGAGCACCTGGCCATCATCGAGGCGGTCTGCGCCCGCGACCCCGACAGCGCCGAACGCGCCATGCGGGTCCACCTCACCAGCGTGCTCGACGCGCTGGCCGCCTTCGCCCAGCCTTCTACGGCAGGCGCCGGCCGCTGA
- a CDS encoding ABC transporter permease, whose product MIRDLPRRVLTALGLPAVLVAVWWVSSAHSTSFFWPPLSTIVRAFPQTWTADPLLHDVLPSLARLTAGYLAALAAGVTAGLAIGSSRTVRALCEPALEFFRAIPPPVLIPVIALFTGYTAWTAKVVTIALGCLWPILLNTVEGVRSMDEVLRDTARSYRLGRAATLTMVLRGASPRIVTGARQALSIGVILMVISELFGANRGLGAAIVQFQRGFAIPQMWTGIILLGLLGVTLSVLFRLVEHRTMAWYRGVRQAERGA is encoded by the coding sequence ATGATCCGTGACCTGCCGCGGCGCGTGCTCACCGCGCTCGGCCTGCCGGCCGTGCTGGTCGCGGTGTGGTGGGTCTCGTCCGCGCACAGCACCAGCTTCTTCTGGCCGCCGCTGTCCACGATCGTGCGGGCCTTCCCGCAGACCTGGACCGCGGACCCGCTCCTGCACGACGTGCTGCCCAGCCTCGCCCGCCTCACCGCCGGCTACCTGGCCGCGCTGGCCGCGGGCGTGACGGCGGGCCTGGCGATCGGCTCGTCGCGCACCGTCCGGGCGCTGTGCGAGCCGGCCCTGGAGTTCTTCCGGGCCATCCCGCCGCCGGTGCTCATCCCCGTCATCGCCCTCTTCACCGGGTACACCGCGTGGACCGCCAAGGTGGTCACCATCGCGCTCGGCTGCCTGTGGCCGATCCTGCTCAACACCGTCGAAGGCGTGCGCTCCATGGACGAGGTGCTACGCGACACCGCTCGCTCGTACCGGTTGGGCCGCGCCGCGACGCTCACGATGGTGCTGCGCGGTGCCAGCCCGCGCATCGTCACCGGCGCCCGCCAGGCGCTGTCCATCGGCGTGATCCTGATGGTGATCAGCGAGCTGTTCGGCGCCAACCGCGGCTTGGGCGCGGCGATCGTGCAGTTCCAGCGCGGCTTCGCCATCCCGCAGATGTGGACCGGCATCATCCTGCTCGGCCTGCTCGGGGTGACGCTGTCCGTGCTCTTCCGCCTTGTCGAACACCGAACCATGGCCTGGTACCGCGGGGTACGCCAGGCAGAACGAGGAGCGTGA
- a CDS encoding ABC transporter permease has protein sequence MAAALAEQVATGDFWTALGQTLRGWALGLAVAMAAGVAAGVVIGSVPFLRAATASTIEFLRPVPSVALIPLVVLLYGSRPQSALVLVIYAAFWQVLVQVLHGVADVDPVVRDTARSYRFSRRAVVRTVLWPTAMPYVVTGFRLAAAVALILEITAELIIGVPGLGRAIGVAQSSGAVAATYALVIVVGLIGVTVNASARAVERRALRWHTSVRRDLS, from the coding sequence ATGGCCGCGGCGCTGGCCGAGCAGGTCGCGACCGGCGACTTCTGGACGGCCCTGGGCCAGACGCTGCGCGGGTGGGCGCTGGGCCTGGCGGTGGCCATGGCCGCCGGGGTCGCCGCCGGCGTGGTGATCGGGAGCGTCCCGTTCCTGCGCGCCGCCACCGCCTCGACGATCGAATTCCTGCGCCCGGTCCCGTCGGTCGCGCTCATCCCACTGGTGGTCCTGCTCTACGGCAGCCGCCCGCAGTCGGCGCTGGTCCTGGTCATCTACGCCGCGTTCTGGCAGGTGCTCGTCCAGGTGCTGCACGGCGTGGCCGACGTGGACCCGGTCGTCCGGGACACGGCCCGCTCCTACCGCTTCTCCCGCCGCGCCGTCGTCCGTACCGTGCTCTGGCCGACGGCCATGCCGTACGTGGTCACCGGCTTCCGGCTGGCCGCCGCCGTGGCGCTCATCCTGGAGATCACCGCCGAGCTGATCATCGGGGTGCCGGGGCTCGGCCGGGCGATCGGCGTGGCCCAGAGTTCGGGCGCGGTCGCCGCGACGTACGCGCTGGTGATCGTGGTCGGGCTCATCGGCGTCACCGTCAACGCCTCCGCGCGCGCCGTCGAACGTCGGGCGCTGCGCTGGCACACCTCGGTGCGGAGGGACCTGTCATGA
- a CDS encoding ABC transporter substrate-binding protein — MPRHPTVRLSALVAVVAVLVSACGSESDDAGSTASTGPTAVTVGVIPIVDVAPIYLGIKQGFFSAEGLNVSLQTAQGGAAIVPAVMSGQYQFGFSNATSLLLADSKGLPLKVVSSGVASTGEPGKDFGAVIVKADSPIKSAADLAGKRVAVNTLKNINTTTVNEVVRQAGGDPATISYVELPFPDIVSAVAKGDVDAGQVVEPFLTIATGQGDRQVVSNYAGTDPNLTIGMYFTSKEYAAKNPKVVAGFTAAMNKSMEYATAHPDEARAILSTYTKIDATVQQNLVLPKWPTTVDRDSVQLLTDLGTKDGLFSKQPDLDGLLP, encoded by the coding sequence ATGCCCCGACACCCCACTGTCCGCCTATCCGCCCTGGTCGCCGTCGTCGCGGTACTCGTCAGCGCCTGCGGCTCGGAATCGGACGACGCCGGATCCACCGCCTCGACAGGCCCCACCGCGGTGACGGTCGGCGTGATCCCGATCGTCGACGTCGCACCCATCTACCTCGGCATCAAGCAGGGCTTCTTCTCCGCCGAAGGGCTGAACGTCAGCCTCCAGACCGCCCAGGGCGGCGCGGCCATCGTTCCGGCCGTGATGAGCGGGCAGTACCAGTTCGGGTTCAGCAACGCCACGTCACTGCTGCTGGCCGACTCCAAGGGCTTGCCGCTCAAGGTCGTCTCCTCCGGCGTCGCCTCCACCGGCGAACCCGGCAAGGACTTCGGCGCCGTCATCGTGAAGGCGGACAGCCCCATCAAGAGCGCCGCCGACCTCGCCGGCAAGCGGGTGGCCGTCAACACGCTGAAGAACATCAACACCACGACCGTCAACGAGGTCGTCCGGCAGGCCGGTGGTGACCCCGCCACCATCAGCTACGTCGAGCTGCCGTTCCCCGACATCGTGTCGGCGGTCGCGAAGGGCGACGTGGACGCCGGGCAGGTCGTCGAGCCGTTCCTGACCATCGCCACCGGGCAGGGCGACCGCCAGGTGGTCTCCAACTACGCGGGCACCGACCCCAACCTCACCATCGGCATGTACTTCACCTCCAAGGAGTACGCCGCGAAGAACCCCAAGGTCGTCGCCGGCTTCACCGCCGCGATGAACAAGTCGATGGAGTACGCGACCGCCCACCCCGACGAGGCTCGGGCGATCCTGAGCACGTACACGAAGATCGATGCGACGGTCCAGCAGAACCTCGTGCTGCCGAAGTGGCCCACCACGGTCGACCGTGACTCGGTGCAGCTGCTGACCGACCTGGGCACCAAGGACGGCCTGTTCAGCAAGCAGCCGGACCTGGACGGCCTGCTGCCGTGA
- a CDS encoding PrpF domain-containing protein, whose protein sequence is MLRIMGSPDERQVDGLGGGHPLTSKVAVIAPSAVGPADVDYLFLQVVPDRALVTDAQTCGNLLAGVGPFAIERGLVPASGETTDVRIRVLNPTVSLANARVRTPGGRVRYDGRTVMAGTPFPAAPIDLTFPGDDRPVFPTGRLVDQFAGVQVTCVDAGMPVLLVRATDLGVDGAEPPEALEGDTALRSTVEAIRREAGPAMRLGDVRDMTVPKITIVSPPRLGGTVTTRTFIPHRVHAAIGVFGAVSVAAAVRAPGTVANPATPAGPEVRIEHPSGSFDVTVELDGDGAATRIRSSTVVRTARKLSDGLVWPRSV, encoded by the coding sequence CTGCTGCGGATCATGGGCTCCCCGGACGAGCGGCAGGTCGACGGCCTCGGCGGCGGGCACCCGCTGACCAGCAAGGTCGCCGTGATCGCGCCGTCCGCGGTCGGACCGGCCGACGTGGACTACCTCTTCCTGCAGGTCGTGCCCGATCGCGCGCTCGTCACCGACGCCCAGACCTGCGGAAACCTGCTCGCCGGCGTCGGGCCGTTCGCCATCGAGCGCGGCCTGGTGCCGGCGTCCGGCGAGACGACCGACGTGCGCATCCGGGTCCTCAACCCCACCGTGAGCCTCGCGAACGCCAGGGTGCGCACCCCCGGCGGGCGGGTGCGCTACGACGGCCGGACCGTCATGGCCGGCACCCCGTTCCCCGCCGCGCCGATCGACCTGACGTTCCCCGGCGACGACCGGCCGGTGTTCCCGACCGGGCGGCTGGTCGACCAGTTCGCCGGCGTCCAGGTCACCTGCGTCGACGCCGGCATGCCGGTGCTGCTCGTCCGCGCCACCGACCTCGGCGTCGACGGCGCCGAGCCGCCGGAGGCGCTGGAGGGCGACACCGCGCTGCGCTCCACAGTGGAGGCGATCCGCCGGGAGGCCGGCCCGGCGATGAGGCTGGGCGACGTGCGGGACATGACCGTACCGAAGATCACCATCGTGTCACCGCCGCGGTTGGGCGGCACCGTCACCACCCGCACGTTCATCCCGCACCGCGTGCACGCGGCCATCGGCGTGTTCGGCGCGGTCTCGGTCGCCGCCGCGGTGCGGGCGCCCGGCACCGTCGCCAACCCCGCCACGCCCGCCGGCCCCGAGGTCCGCATCGAACACCCGAGCGGTTCGTTCGACGTCACCGTCGAGCTCGACGGCGATGGCGCGGCGACCCGGATCCGCAGCAGCACCGTCGTGCGTACCGCCCGCAAGTTGTCCGACGGCCTCGTGTGGCCGCGCAGTGTCTGA
- a CDS encoding VOC family protein, producing the protein MTHDPDARRDIAHVGPIELYTPVLEASRDFFVQQMGLREVHSDGDSVYLHTWDDYQSWTVRLVRRDTAGIGRTYLRAASPQAVARLTAAIDAARLGTGVVTDVHNLGPVHMFRDPDGHELGLYWDVEWYRADDTDRPALKNQAAAYPGRGANLRRLDHVNYLTADVPATSAFLRDVLHARCTEQIVKDDGSPQAIWYSVGNKTYDLVYTEDWTGSRGRLHHVAFATDTREEILRAADVCLDAGVHIETGPHKHAIQQTFFLYVWEPGGNRIELCNAGARLILAPDWKTISWTREERAKGQAWGLKTIDTFHTHGTPVVPAPAD; encoded by the coding sequence ATGACGCACGACCCGGACGCCCGCCGCGACATCGCCCATGTCGGCCCGATCGAGCTGTACACGCCGGTACTGGAGGCGTCCCGCGACTTCTTCGTCCAGCAGATGGGGCTGCGCGAGGTGCACAGCGACGGCGACTCGGTGTACCTGCACACCTGGGACGACTACCAGTCGTGGACGGTGCGCCTGGTGCGGCGCGACACGGCCGGCATCGGTCGTACCTATCTGCGCGCCGCCAGCCCGCAGGCCGTCGCCCGGCTCACCGCCGCGATCGACGCCGCGCGTCTCGGCACCGGCGTGGTCACCGACGTGCACAACCTCGGCCCGGTACACATGTTCCGCGACCCGGACGGCCACGAGTTGGGCCTGTACTGGGACGTCGAGTGGTACCGGGCCGACGACACCGACCGGCCGGCGCTGAAGAACCAGGCGGCGGCATACCCCGGCCGCGGCGCCAACCTGCGGCGCCTGGACCACGTCAACTACCTGACCGCCGACGTCCCGGCCACCTCGGCGTTCCTGCGCGACGTGCTGCACGCGCGGTGCACCGAGCAGATCGTCAAGGACGACGGCAGCCCGCAGGCCATCTGGTACTCCGTCGGCAACAAGACCTACGACCTGGTGTACACAGAGGACTGGACCGGCAGCCGCGGCCGGCTGCACCACGTCGCGTTCGCGACGGACACCCGCGAGGAGATCCTCCGGGCCGCCGACGTCTGCCTCGACGCCGGCGTCCACATCGAGACCGGCCCGCACAAGCACGCCATCCAGCAGACCTTTTTCCTGTACGTGTGGGAGCCCGGCGGCAACCGCATCGAGCTCTGCAACGCGGGAGCCCGGCTCATCCTCGCCCCGGACTGGAAGACGATCAGCTGGACCCGCGAGGAACGCGCCAAGGGACAGGCGTGGGGCCTGAAGACCATCGACACCTTCCACACCCACGGCACCCCCGTCGTGCCGGCGCCGGCCGACTGA